Proteins found in one Triticum aestivum cultivar Chinese Spring chromosome 4D, IWGSC CS RefSeq v2.1, whole genome shotgun sequence genomic segment:
- the LOC123096429 gene encoding uncharacterized protein, whose product MACHQRSASLPSIAHSSESKVDVELQRLKSCISSPSATIGTMCGGYARLGDIYKSIEEIMGLPSNQVGLSFPQNKKMVEEELERSLVLIDLCNSMQENLAGLKMSIQELELVLKRGDDAAVQLKVESFIRLAKQAQKPFKKITSSKAVAEDCRLVRVLAETREMSVSLLESTSHLLPKQFTTTKGSKWSLVQKRKVVCEEEQLQALERSMGDLENGAELLFRRLIQSRVSLLNILSS is encoded by the coding sequence ATGGCTTGCCATCAAAGATCTGCAAGTTTGCCTTCTATCGCTCACTCCAGTGAATCCAAAGTAGATGTAGAGCTGCAGCGCCTGAAGTCATGCATCTCTTCACCCTCCGCAACCATTGGCACAATGTGTGGTGGCTACGCAAGGCTTGGAGACATCTACAAGAGCATAGAGGAGATCATGGGCTTGCCCAGCAACCAAGTTGGCCTCTCCTTTCCCCAAAACAAGAAAATGGTGGAAGAGGAACTGGAACGGTCCCTCGTGCTGATCGATCTCTGCAATTCCATGCAAGAGAATTTAGCAGGGCTGAAGATGAGTATCCAGGAGCTGGAACTGGTTCTGAAAAGAGGAGATGATGCGGCTGTTCAGCTCAAGGTTGAGTCTTTCATTCGCCTCGCGAAGCAGGCCCAGAAGCCTTTCAAGAAGATCACAAGCAGCAAAGCTGTTGCTGAGGATTGCAGGCTGGTCAGGGTACTGGCGGAAACCAGAGAGATGTCTGTCTCTCTACTTGAGTCCACATCGCATCTGTTGCCGAAGCAGTTCACCACCACCAAAGGAAGCAAATGGTCTCTTGTCCAGAAAAGAAAGGTCGTTTGCGAGGAGGAACAGTTGCAAGCGCTTGAGCGAAGCATGGGAGATCTTGAAAACGGCGCTGAGCTTCTGTTCAGGAGATTGATCCAAAGCAGGGTTTCGCTCCTGAACATTCTCAGCTCCTAG